Proteins from a genomic interval of Treponema primitia ZAS-1:
- the fdhF gene encoding formate dehydrogenase subunit alpha produces the protein MAVKEIQTTCAYCGAGCQLLFTVDQDVNKILDVHPVQGRTNEGTACLKGWYGWDYLNDPQIISKRLAKPMIRKGGKNSPLEEVEWDEAIAYTAGRLMEIKEKYGPNAIMGTGSARGSGNESNYIMQKFMRAAVGTNNVDHCARIUHAPSVAGLQYSLGSGAMTMGVPEIEDAALLFVFGYNGADSHPIVARRIVRAKEKGAKIICVDPRIIETARIADMHLQLKGGSNLLLVNALANVILEEGLCDYDFIEKHANGFDEFKEIVKKYTPEGVAAQTQISAEDIRKAARMYAASGRSMILYGMGVCQFGQAVDVVKGLANLAIMTGNLGRPSTGIGPVRGQNNVQGACDMGALPNVYPGYQSVTVPAIQEKFEKAWGVKLSDKPGITLTVVPHHVLHETDPAKQIHAYYIMGEDPVQSDPDSTEVRESLEKCDFVVMQDIYMNKTGQYADVLLPATGWCEHDSVFSCCDRGFQKARKVIEPSGDVKNDWEIISLISTAMGYPMKYNNTVEIWNELIELCPSFAGATDEKLERNLSIQWPCRDKAASDLGTVYLHRGGKFANADGKANFFATEWRPPQEVENKEYPLTLCTVREVGHYSVRTMTGNCRTLRNLEDEPGWVQISARDAEKLGIKHQELVRISSKRGSVITRANITSRVKKGAVYMTYQWWVGACNELTNSSLDPISKTPEYKYCACKVERLPDQKAAWDAVNKTLADLRNKMFISVEREGVSG, from the coding sequence ATGGCGGTAAAAGAAATCCAGACCACCTGTGCGTACTGCGGAGCGGGGTGCCAGCTATTGTTTACGGTAGACCAGGATGTGAACAAGATCCTTGATGTGCATCCTGTTCAGGGCAGAACCAACGAAGGCACGGCCTGTTTGAAAGGCTGGTACGGGTGGGATTACCTCAATGACCCCCAGATTATCTCTAAAAGGCTCGCCAAGCCCATGATTCGCAAGGGCGGTAAAAATAGTCCCCTGGAAGAGGTAGAATGGGACGAAGCCATTGCCTATACGGCGGGCCGGCTCATGGAAATTAAGGAAAAATACGGCCCCAACGCCATCATGGGCACCGGTTCGGCCCGGGGCTCGGGCAACGAGTCCAACTATATCATGCAGAAATTTATGCGCGCAGCGGTGGGCACCAACAATGTCGACCACTGCGCGCGGATATGACACGCTCCTTCTGTAGCGGGTCTACAGTATTCACTAGGTTCAGGCGCCATGACCATGGGAGTGCCTGAAATAGAAGATGCAGCTCTTTTGTTTGTTTTCGGCTATAACGGCGCTGATTCTCACCCCATAGTCGCTCGCCGCATTGTGCGCGCCAAGGAAAAGGGCGCCAAGATAATCTGCGTCGATCCCCGGATCATAGAGACCGCCCGTATTGCGGACATGCATCTCCAGCTTAAAGGCGGCTCAAACCTGCTGCTGGTCAACGCTCTGGCCAATGTTATCTTGGAAGAAGGGCTCTGTGATTATGACTTTATCGAAAAACACGCCAATGGATTCGACGAGTTTAAGGAAATTGTAAAGAAATATACCCCCGAAGGCGTGGCTGCCCAGACCCAGATCTCCGCCGAGGATATCAGAAAGGCCGCCCGGATGTATGCCGCCAGCGGACGTTCCATGATCCTGTACGGCATGGGGGTCTGCCAGTTCGGGCAGGCCGTGGACGTGGTCAAGGGTTTGGCCAACCTGGCCATCATGACCGGCAACCTGGGCCGTCCCTCCACGGGCATCGGCCCGGTGCGGGGCCAGAACAACGTGCAGGGCGCCTGCGATATGGGGGCCTTGCCCAATGTCTATCCGGGCTACCAGAGCGTCACCGTCCCGGCGATACAGGAAAAATTCGAAAAAGCCTGGGGGGTCAAACTGTCCGATAAGCCTGGCATTACCCTGACCGTGGTGCCCCACCATGTGCTGCACGAAACCGACCCTGCAAAACAGATCCACGCCTATTACATAATGGGGGAGGACCCGGTCCAATCCGACCCGGATTCGACGGAAGTGCGGGAGTCTCTGGAGAAATGCGACTTCGTGGTTATGCAGGACATTTATATGAACAAAACCGGCCAGTACGCCGATGTTCTTCTGCCGGCCACGGGCTGGTGCGAGCATGACTCGGTTTTCTCCTGCTGCGACCGGGGCTTTCAGAAGGCCCGCAAGGTCATCGAGCCTTCGGGGGATGTGAAGAACGACTGGGAAATCATCAGCCTGATTTCTACGGCCATGGGCTACCCCATGAAGTATAACAACACCGTAGAAATCTGGAACGAGCTGATCGAACTCTGCCCCAGTTTCGCCGGCGCCACCGACGAGAAGCTTGAAAGGAACCTCTCCATCCAGTGGCCCTGCCGGGACAAGGCAGCGAGCGATTTGGGTACGGTCTACCTGCACAGGGGCGGCAAATTCGCCAACGCCGACGGCAAGGCCAACTTTTTCGCCACCGAATGGCGGCCGCCTCAGGAAGTGGAAAACAAAGAGTATCCCCTCACCCTGTGTACGGTCCGCGAAGTGGGCCACTATTCGGTGCGCACCATGACCGGTAACTGCCGGACCCTCCGCAACCTTGAGGATGAGCCGGGCTGGGTACAGATTTCGGCGAGGGATGCGGAAAAGCTTGGCATAAAACACCAAGAGCTTGTCAGGATAAGCTCAAAACGCGGCTCCGTTATTACCCGGGCCAATATTACCTCCCGGGTCAAGAAGGGCGCCGTGTACATGACCTACCAGTGGTGGGTCGGCGCCTGTAACGAACTGACGAATAGTTCCCTTGACCCCATAAGCAAGACCCCGGAGTACAAGTACTGCGCCTGCAAGGTGGAAAGGCTTCCGGATCAAAAAGCGGCCTGGGACGCGGTGAACAAGACCTTGGCGGATTTGAGAAACAAGATGTTCATCAGCGTTGAACGGGAGGGTGTCTCGGGGTAA
- a CDS encoding ATP-binding protein, which produces MKGLNRIRDRIEIAIEITRDSKVPILLMANPGLAKSTVVYNWAGRNGYHIETLIGSRFSQEEILGFQVRAEDRETGEHYLELLAPHWYRNILDQENNFHVPSVLFLDELSTAQENVQGALLQLVFERKIGNGRTLPESTLVIAAANYKQNIPFQFNIMAPILNRFCIINLSYESNDSFLDEFLQDEADLAKDPVVFAEKEITLWQKNYLRDGLKMMFRTLFRSFEEDNRDMDKDLIYTMDINNQVYNTMYDDDSRYVYNFISGRTLWYLYKISLSFLRKGLTLEAHDAAILNMVYGLIGLGTNTFTEKQRKAYLKSAETLYRRLYDVLSSRNDTGTTTAAGEAQRASLDFRGKSIADAVNEWVLFHESSMLHDIKDPNLEALTIHISASYGLNAEDTERLRQKITHNKADLYTFSNDMQRLDYLIGILEEEQNLSENAKDTQEKNREGDPLNRLRGIREAYAELRDEAVKLMMKNTG; this is translated from the coding sequence ATGAAGGGCCTTAACCGGATCCGTGACCGGATCGAAATAGCCATCGAGATTACCAGGGACAGTAAGGTTCCCATCCTTTTGATGGCAAACCCGGGACTGGCCAAATCAACGGTGGTGTACAACTGGGCCGGACGCAACGGCTACCATATTGAAACCCTTATCGGCTCCCGGTTTTCCCAGGAGGAGATCCTGGGTTTTCAGGTCAGGGCGGAGGACCGTGAAACCGGGGAGCACTATCTGGAACTTCTGGCCCCCCACTGGTACCGGAACATCCTGGATCAGGAAAATAACTTTCATGTGCCGTCGGTGCTGTTCCTGGACGAGCTGAGTACCGCCCAGGAAAATGTTCAAGGGGCTCTGCTGCAGTTGGTCTTTGAGCGGAAAATCGGAAACGGCCGGACCCTGCCCGAATCGACCCTGGTTATCGCCGCGGCAAACTACAAGCAGAATATCCCCTTTCAGTTCAATATCATGGCCCCCATCCTCAACCGTTTTTGTATCATCAACCTGTCCTACGAAAGCAACGATAGTTTTCTTGACGAGTTTCTCCAGGATGAAGCGGACCTTGCGAAGGACCCCGTGGTCTTTGCGGAAAAAGAAATTACGCTCTGGCAGAAAAACTACCTCCGGGACGGATTGAAGATGATGTTCAGGACTCTTTTCCGTTCCTTTGAGGAGGATAACCGGGATATGGATAAGGACCTTATCTACACCATGGACATCAATAATCAGGTCTACAATACCATGTACGATGACGACTCCCGGTATGTATACAACTTTATTTCCGGCCGTACCCTCTGGTATCTCTACAAGATAAGCCTGTCCTTCCTCCGCAAAGGCCTGACCTTGGAGGCGCACGATGCTGCCATACTTAACATGGTCTATGGCCTCATCGGCCTTGGAACCAACACCTTTACTGAAAAACAACGCAAGGCGTATCTAAAGAGCGCAGAAACCCTGTACCGGCGGCTCTACGATGTCCTATCCTCCCGGAATGACACCGGAACGACCACGGCTGCCGGTGAAGCTCAGCGCGCATCCCTGGACTTCCGGGGCAAGAGCATAGCGGACGCCGTCAACGAATGGGTTCTCTTTCATGAATCTTCGATGCTCCACGACATCAAGGATCCGAACCTGGAAGCCCTGACTATCCACATCAGCGCATCCTATGGCCTTAACGCCGAAGACACCGAGCGTCTCCGCCAGAAGATCACCCATAACAAGGCGGATCTCTACACCTTTTCCAACGATATGCAGCGCCTGGACTACCTCATCGGTATCCTCGAGGAGGAACAGAATCTTTCGGAAAACGCTAAGGATACGCAAGAGAAGAACCGTGAAGGCGATCCCCTTAACCGGCTCCGCGGAATCCGTGAGGCTTATGCGGAACTTCGTGACGAAGCGGTGAAGCTTATGATGAAGAACACGGGGTAA
- a CDS encoding VWA domain-containing protein encodes MPENGDWEPAQYRVTNKLLERLNIRISYIDVPGIKGAPLSFSYRAMRGEYCIYIDRKADRPTFMARDLHEKGHILYNHFNRPRAHRQQFEEFFRRNLHSFLARLPPERNLNSKLGTYSTYIYNRFSDIAQAMEINTKLFKEDRKVLQVARETSLQNTPGGPLEGFIFPRETWPEGLDWMSYMSFLCTELNFFLDHIGDGPGKKIKSSDVSAYNAMQAVERRIQDIQETRKTAADADSNAAYEPEVIRHGRTDNYTDTKTVNTVTELNDVKDLVRILRERSLLLKRNRLHTDILYNINRNRFGDILIPRRYRIENYNLNNLCILLDVSGSVPPGFVKRVIQTIMRAEGAFYKGAFNKHLSRLVCWSDSLCSDTSLADIGAITLGGGTVLGAGIEYCKQYLNERSSFFIISDFQDDLNDWISAARDLGCQKTAVGYGRFGRDTSFERWFSAIGSNADYRKNPVDIRRFVSVFNTVLLRDDVVQREGLTG; translated from the coding sequence TTGCCGGAAAATGGAGATTGGGAGCCTGCCCAATACCGGGTAACAAACAAACTGCTGGAACGGCTTAATATCCGCATCAGTTATATTGACGTCCCTGGGATAAAGGGGGCGCCGCTAAGTTTTTCCTACCGGGCCATGCGGGGTGAGTACTGTATCTACATTGACCGGAAAGCAGATAGGCCGACTTTTATGGCCCGGGATCTCCACGAGAAAGGGCATATCCTCTACAACCACTTTAACCGGCCCAGGGCGCACCGCCAGCAGTTTGAAGAATTTTTCCGGCGCAACCTCCACAGTTTTCTTGCGCGCCTTCCTCCGGAGCGGAACTTAAACTCCAAGCTGGGTACCTATTCTACGTATATCTACAACCGTTTTTCTGACATAGCCCAGGCCATGGAGATAAATACCAAGCTTTTCAAAGAGGATCGTAAGGTGTTGCAAGTTGCGCGGGAAACTTCGCTGCAAAATACGCCCGGCGGTCCTCTGGAGGGATTCATCTTCCCCCGGGAGACGTGGCCCGAGGGACTGGACTGGATGAGCTATATGAGCTTCCTCTGCACCGAGCTGAACTTCTTTCTGGACCATATAGGGGACGGGCCGGGCAAAAAAATTAAGTCGAGCGACGTCAGCGCCTATAACGCCATGCAGGCCGTTGAACGGCGTATACAGGATATCCAGGAAACCCGAAAGACCGCTGCGGATGCGGACAGCAACGCCGCCTACGAACCGGAAGTCATCAGGCACGGCAGGACCGATAATTATACCGATACCAAGACGGTCAACACCGTTACGGAATTAAACGATGTTAAGGACCTGGTACGAATACTGCGGGAACGGAGCCTCCTCCTTAAGCGGAACCGGCTCCACACGGACATTCTCTATAATATTAACCGTAATCGGTTTGGGGATATCCTCATCCCCCGGCGTTACCGCATTGAAAACTACAACCTGAACAACCTGTGTATACTGCTGGATGTGTCCGGCAGCGTTCCTCCGGGCTTTGTTAAGCGGGTTATCCAAACCATTATGCGTGCCGAAGGAGCCTTTTACAAAGGCGCCTTTAACAAACACCTGAGCCGCCTGGTCTGCTGGTCCGACAGCCTTTGTTCCGATACCTCCTTGGCGGACATTGGCGCCATAACCTTAGGCGGGGGTACCGTGTTGGGTGCAGGTATCGAATACTGTAAACAGTACCTCAACGAGCGGTCCAGTTTCTTTATCATCAGCGATTTCCAGGATGACCTTAACGACTGGATCAGCGCCGCCCGAGACCTGGGCTGCCAAAAAACCGCCGTGGGATACGGCCGATTTGGCCGGGATACCTCGTTTGAACGGTGGTTTTCCGCCATAGGTTCCAATGCGGACTACCGTAAGAACCCCGTGGACATACGACGTTTTGTGTCGGTGTTTAACACGGTGCTGCTGCGGGATGATGTGGTACAGCGGGAGGGCTTGACCGGGTAA
- a CDS encoding ATP-binding protein, producing the protein MFVGRKRELEALEKQYAGNDFEFAVIYGRRRVGKTSLIVEFIKDKPAVFFTGRETNLAENLVLLSGSIQASRFGVEKAPVYQSIDDALDRVFSAADGKRLIFVIDEYPYLAGAWRGISSTLQEKIDHRSKKCRLFLILCGSSLSFMENQVLGYQSPLYGRRTAQYKIEPFDFFEAGEFFPNLNSQDSAAIYAMAGGIPSYLNRFIGSAPLKEKVIANFLSPQGFLFEEPENLLKQELRDPANYNALIREIARGATRVSEIASKTGLETGVASHYLDTLIQLGIVEREMPVTEEVQGKTRGRKSLYTVKDNLFCFWYRFIPGIIDIIQHNNTEKAWDFIAEGFSAYMGRVFEEICRQYLWRENTAGRLPFFFQQEGRWWGHDPLQKMESKIDILAIQGKTHALFCECKWRNEGTGRDVLEALLQKADHFRFEQKYYILFSKSPFTVGCKKLAAERGGVRLLSFREMNVNR; encoded by the coding sequence ATGTTTGTGGGAAGAAAACGGGAACTGGAAGCTCTGGAAAAGCAATATGCCGGGAACGATTTTGAATTTGCGGTCATATACGGACGCCGGAGGGTGGGAAAAACATCCCTCATAGTTGAATTTATTAAGGATAAGCCGGCGGTATTTTTTACCGGCCGGGAAACCAACCTGGCGGAAAATCTGGTGCTGCTCAGTGGGAGTATTCAGGCCTCCCGGTTTGGGGTAGAAAAGGCGCCGGTTTATCAGTCTATCGACGATGCCCTGGACCGGGTCTTCAGCGCCGCTGATGGCAAGCGGCTTATCTTTGTGATTGACGAGTACCCCTACCTGGCAGGGGCTTGGCGGGGAATATCTTCGACCCTCCAGGAAAAGATCGATCACCGTTCAAAAAAATGCAGGCTTTTTTTAATCCTCTGCGGATCATCCCTTTCCTTTATGGAAAACCAGGTGCTGGGGTACCAAAGTCCTCTGTACGGAAGACGAACCGCTCAGTATAAGATTGAGCCCTTTGATTTTTTTGAGGCCGGAGAATTTTTTCCCAACCTAAACAGCCAGGACAGCGCCGCTATCTATGCCATGGCCGGGGGTATTCCCTCATACCTGAACCGGTTTATCGGCTCTGCACCCCTCAAAGAAAAGGTGATCGCCAACTTCCTTAGTCCCCAGGGTTTTCTTTTTGAGGAGCCGGAAAATCTCCTGAAACAGGAACTGCGGGATCCGGCGAACTACAACGCCCTTATTCGGGAGATTGCCCGTGGAGCAACCCGGGTTTCGGAGATCGCCTCTAAAACAGGTCTGGAAACCGGCGTAGCAAGCCACTACCTTGATACCCTCATACAGCTGGGAATTGTTGAACGGGAAATGCCCGTCACCGAGGAGGTTCAGGGAAAAACCCGCGGCAGGAAATCGCTCTACACGGTTAAGGATAATCTTTTCTGTTTTTGGTACCGATTTATCCCCGGCATTATTGATATTATTCAGCATAACAACACGGAGAAAGCCTGGGACTTTATTGCCGAAGGGTTCAGCGCCTACATGGGCAGGGTATTTGAAGAAATTTGCCGACAGTATCTCTGGCGGGAAAACACTGCAGGCAGACTACCCTTCTTTTTTCAGCAGGAGGGCCGCTGGTGGGGACATGATCCATTGCAGAAAATGGAATCCAAAATCGACATCCTGGCAATTCAGGGCAAGACCCATGCGCTGTTCTGCGAATGCAAGTGGAGAAACGAAGGAACCGGCAGGGACGTCCTTGAAGCCCTGTTACAAAAAGCGGATCATTTCCGGTTTGAACAGAAATACTACATCCTTTTTTCAAAGAGCCCCTTTACCGTGGGATGCAAAAAACTAGCCGCAGAGAGGGGGGGTGTCAGGCTGCTTAGCTTTAGGGAGATGAACGTAAACCGCTGA
- a CDS encoding flavin reductase, whose translation MSDLTGIDNAAFFKLSYGLFILTAKDGDKDNGCIINTVSQMTDIPKRISLTVNKNNFTHDMILKTGIFNVSVLGVETPFSVFQQFGFQSGRTVDKFAGAQEKKRSPNGILYEPRYANSYISGKIISTSDYDTHTLVIADVTEAAVLNAVQSVTYQYYFDHIKPKPPVESSKKKGYICKICGYVYEGDVLPPDFVCPICKHGAADFEKL comes from the coding sequence GGACTTTTCATTCTAACGGCAAAGGACGGCGATAAGGATAACGGCTGTATTATCAACACCGTTTCCCAGATGACGGATATACCCAAACGCATATCCCTTACGGTCAACAAAAACAATTTTACCCACGACATGATACTTAAAACCGGTATTTTTAATGTTTCTGTTTTAGGTGTTGAAACACCATTTTCTGTTTTTCAGCAGTTTGGCTTTCAGAGCGGCCGGACCGTTGATAAGTTTGCCGGTGCGCAGGAAAAAAAGCGCAGCCCTAACGGCATACTGTATGAACCCCGCTATGCCAATAGCTATATTTCCGGTAAAATTATCAGCACAAGCGACTACGATACCCACACTTTGGTTATTGCCGATGTCACCGAAGCGGCGGTGTTGAACGCCGTGCAGTCCGTAACATACCAGTATTATTTTGATCACATTAAACCCAAGCCTCCGGTAGAATCTTCCAAAAAGAAAGGGTATATATGCAAAATTTGCGGATATGTGTACGAAGGGGATGTACTCCCGCCGGATTTTGTGTGCCCCATATGCAAACATGGCGCTGCGGATTTTGAGAAATTGTAG